The following are from one region of the Dreissena polymorpha isolate Duluth1 chromosome 2, UMN_Dpol_1.0, whole genome shotgun sequence genome:
- the LOC127867337 gene encoding uncharacterized protein LOC127867337, translated as MDELVTDKGQHNWIKAVLALLCAKLVLLPFMKKQCEIQYSNSKTCVNKFCKLSTYSCNTCVIETLKPYHETNSCPLRARYRRGIKHCNCMTKKTIACPMDSSCSVLYDLILKDHNELEPKWTNSECKKWYLNGWEQLKCFIQIPGYKDRINIEDADITAYVQICVNNIKIRQHLGADLDILEKVRQDRNDIFHSGTCSLPDESLKRVVANVKDMLKMRTLNTFQSEIKSQFDVLQKLEQFQIEVNVGHEIQAHKEALRYINETMQYIKECTHTNNVNTDQLRVQVSQLALQEDQHMRFIKECFSKIKRNMDTMKLSYERSASVLMEHLKDVSNITQAVSSKPEAYESLLKELVECKQGICGLEVVTRDIHDTVKSNEKTTSETNACVKRMLLEMEELKTSLQVNDIQVKQMANVQNAGGKCGYTVKIPAAPLHGSLRSPRIPDASLQYRNGKKTRFREYDVNRKNRVIAEKKSMDQKSMTRVEKEKQHKPYQL; from the exons ATGGATGAACTGGTAACAGATAAAGGACAACACAATTGGATAAAAGCGGTTCTTGCCTTACTATGCGCAAAATTAGTACTTTTACCTTTTATGAAAAAACAGTGCGAAATACAGTACTCAAATAGTAAAACATGTGTCAACAAGTTTTGCAAATTGTCTACTTATTCGTGCAACACATGTGTGATTGAAACATTGAAACCGTACCACGAAACCAACTCTTGTCCACTAAGGGCTCGGTACAGAAGGGGAATCAAACATTGCAATTGTATGACAAAGAAAACAATTGCATGCCCTATGGATAGCTCGTGCAGTGTTTTATATGATTTGATTTTAAAGGATCACAATGAATTAGAACCGAAATGGACCAACTCAGAAtgtaaaaagtggtacttaaatGGATGGGAGCAATTGAAATGTTTCATACAGATACCTGGATATAAGGACAGAATCAATATTGAAGACGCTGATATAACAGCGTATGTTCAAATTTGCGTAAATAATATAAAGATAAGACAACATCTTGGAGCAGATTTGGATATACTTGAAAAG GTTCGTCAAGATCGCAACGATATTTTCCATTCGGGTACATGTAGTCTACCTGACGAATCTCTAAAAAGGGTTGTTGCAAACGTAAAGGACATGCTTAAAATGCGAACACTTAATACTttccaatcagaaataaaatccCAGTTTGATGTTTTGCAGAAG TTGGAGCAATTCCAAATTGAAGTTAACGTTGGTCATGAAATACAAGCCCACAAAGAAGCACTGAGATACATAAATGAAACAATGCAATATATCAAAGAATGCACACATACCAACAACGTAAATACAGACCAACTACGAGTGCAAGTTTCACAATTAGCGCTTCAAGAAGATCAGCACATGAGATTCATTAAAGAATGCTTCAGTAAAATTAAACGTAATATGGATACAATGAAACTATCTTACGAAAGGTCTGCCAGCGTTCTGATGGAACACTTGAAAGATGTGAGCAACATAACACAAGCTGTATCGTCAAAACCAGAAGCTTACGAAAGCCTTTTAAAG GAACTTGTAGAATGCAAACAAGGTATTTGTGGACTCGAGGTGGTAACACGTGACATACACGACACTGTAAAATCCAATGAGAAGACAACATCAGAAACAAACGCAT GTGTCAAACGGATGCTACTTGAAATGGAGGAATTGAAGACTAGCTTACAAGTGAACGATATTCAAG TGAAACAAATGGCAAATGTACAGAATGCTGGTGGAAAATGTGGATATACTGTCAAAATACCTGCTGCACCGCTTCATGGAAGTTTGCGATCGCCACGTATTCCTGACGCCTCACTACAATACCGCAATGGAAAAAAG ACAAGGTTCCGAGAGTACGACGTGAACAGGAAAAACAGGGTGATCGCAGAAAAGAAAAGCATGGACCAAAAGTCAATGACACGTGTGGAGAAAGAAAAGCAGCACAAGCCTTATCAACTCTAA